The following are from one region of the Halorussus rarus genome:
- a CDS encoding DNA-directed RNA polymerase subunit L: protein MELRVIEKSEDELSIEIAGEDHTFMNVLKGTLLEQETVAAATYDVNPEQSGGQTEPVLTIKTEGGADPLDTLEDAAGDIRDKTASFRDAYETAV, encoded by the coding sequence ATGGAACTACGGGTCATCGAGAAGTCCGAGGACGAACTCTCCATCGAGATCGCCGGCGAGGACCACACCTTCATGAACGTGCTGAAGGGCACCCTGCTCGAGCAGGAGACCGTCGCGGCCGCGACGTACGACGTGAACCCCGAGCAGTCCGGCGGCCAGACCGAACCGGTGCTCACGATCAAGACCGAGGGCGGCGCCGACCCCCTCGACACCCTGGAGGACGCCGCCGGCGACATCCGGGACAAGACCGCCTCGTTCCGCGACGCCTACGAGACCGCGGTCTGA
- a CDS encoding rhomboid-like intramembrane serine protease, with the protein MVQSPAWLPDPVQVAIPLAVVASLALARRLDGPDARWGRRLRSRFLLGVPWGTLVSVLGVLAVYLFVQQGWNHWRGPLTVPFSSWSYLYPVGWLLAPFSHTGPGHLVGNLTTTIAVAPLAEYFFGHFPTRRGENPFFSKTSNPWIRAFVIFPAGVALVGLGTSVFAWGPIIGFSGVAFAFVGFALVRYPLLTVVAVAAQGGIRTAYRALRDPVVVGEASRSFGPPWWSGIAVQGHVLGLLLGVLLGVAVLYRRRRRVGALRLWTGTVVLGFSMTLWALWWYRGESAYVLYRGLGVLFVVALAAVTTVAATADRRPLFGDVSRQQVGLLALLLPLAVMVGVAIPVNLTAVDDGSAPGHGPSVEVRGYNVTYAEHVRNQKVSAIDVEMFGETTDVTTSGVIVVNDDREIWTQAVPKGRLAFAGRTGVKVGGVGWSEVVRVRRAGWSVDGGGTAYQVWLRGPDAESWTHAFASETAVAAPTLANRTVAMVPNEGAFALHVARNNSTVASAPIPPKGESVTLDGIRFVRNGPRLFATYDGTRIQVASRETYN; encoded by the coding sequence ATGGTCCAGTCGCCCGCGTGGTTGCCCGACCCAGTGCAGGTCGCCATCCCGCTCGCCGTGGTCGCGTCGCTCGCGCTGGCCCGGCGGCTCGACGGCCCCGACGCCCGGTGGGGCCGCCGGCTTCGGTCGCGGTTCCTGCTCGGGGTTCCGTGGGGCACGCTCGTCTCGGTTCTGGGCGTCCTGGCGGTGTACCTGTTCGTTCAACAGGGCTGGAACCACTGGCGCGGGCCGCTGACCGTCCCGTTCTCGTCGTGGTCGTACCTCTACCCGGTCGGGTGGCTGCTCGCGCCGTTCTCCCACACCGGGCCGGGCCACCTCGTCGGCAACCTGACCACGACCATCGCGGTGGCTCCGCTCGCGGAGTACTTCTTCGGACACTTCCCGACGCGACGCGGCGAGAACCCGTTCTTCTCGAAGACGTCGAACCCGTGGATCCGCGCGTTCGTCATCTTCCCGGCGGGCGTGGCGCTGGTCGGGCTGGGGACCAGCGTGTTCGCGTGGGGCCCCATCATCGGCTTCTCGGGCGTCGCGTTCGCGTTCGTCGGCTTCGCGCTGGTGCGGTACCCGCTGCTGACCGTGGTCGCGGTCGCGGCCCAGGGCGGTATCCGGACCGCCTACCGCGCGCTGCGCGACCCCGTGGTCGTGGGCGAGGCCTCCCGGAGTTTCGGGCCGCCGTGGTGGTCCGGCATCGCGGTCCAGGGCCACGTGCTGGGCCTGCTGCTCGGCGTGCTGCTCGGGGTCGCGGTGCTCTACCGCCGTCGGCGGCGGGTCGGGGCGCTCCGGCTCTGGACCGGCACGGTCGTCCTCGGGTTCTCGATGACCCTCTGGGCGCTCTGGTGGTACCGCGGCGAGAGCGCCTACGTCCTCTACCGGGGTCTCGGCGTTCTCTTCGTCGTTGCGCTGGCGGCCGTGACCACCGTCGCGGCGACCGCCGACCGCCGGCCGCTGTTCGGCGACGTCTCCCGCCAGCAGGTCGGCCTGCTCGCGCTGCTGCTCCCGCTCGCGGTGATGGTCGGCGTGGCCATCCCGGTCAACCTCACCGCGGTCGACGACGGGAGCGCGCCCGGGCACGGTCCGAGCGTCGAGGTCCGGGGGTACAACGTCACCTACGCCGAGCACGTCCGGAACCAGAAGGTCTCGGCCATCGACGTCGAGATGTTCGGCGAGACCACCGACGTGACCACGAGCGGCGTCATCGTGGTCAACGACGACCGCGAAATCTGGACCCAGGCGGTTCCGAAGGGCCGGCTGGCGTTCGCCGGTCGGACCGGGGTCAAGGTCGGCGGCGTCGGCTGGTCGGAGGTCGTCCGGGTCCGGCGGGCGGGCTGGTCGGTCGACGGCGGCGGTACGGCCTATCAGGTCTGGCTCCGGGGCCCGGACGCCGAGTCGTGGACACACGCGTTCGCCTCGGAGACGGCGGTCGCCGCGCCGACGCTCGCCAACCGCACGGTCGCCATGGTCCCGAACGAGGGCGCGTTCGCGCTCCACGTCGCCCGGAACAACTCGACGGTCGCCTCCGCGCCGATTCCTCCGAAGGGCGAGTCGGTGACCCTCGACGGCATCCGGTTCGTGCGGAACGGGCCGCGGCTGTTCGCGACGTACGACGGGACCAGAATCCAGGTGGCGAGTCGCGAGACGTACAACTAG